In Candidatus Neomarinimicrobiota bacterium, a genomic segment contains:
- a CDS encoding sodium:proton antiporter, whose product MMISKEKPELSFFQIILPVFFLGVLIIFGMVIRPKIWGQPPFPLEIVFLLAAVFAIAEFMLLGFQWTDIQNAFIQKLAKGFPAILILFAIGVIIGTWIISGTIPMLIYYGIQLINPTYIYLLAFLIPIIFSTLTGTSWGSIGTIGVVIIGVAGVIEANLGITAGAIVGGAFFGDKLSPLSDTTNIAAMATEVDLYDHIRSMMYTTMPSAIFASVIYFILGFTHPPTGSELDTSQIAPTLEAISSMFNFNIFLLLPAAIVLIGSIRKMATLPTLLISSLSACLLTGMFQPYSLSDIMSTIHRGFDSEMAYWVAGIPENINVLFTRGGLYELNEAIIFSIMVFVFIGTIDLVDAMPKIVDRIFTFIKSKASLIVSSLFATAFTNAITSNQSATSFIIGDAFGKRYDTLSVSRKVLSRSIEDYGTMFESLIPWHATTIFLTATLSISYGEYWHWQFLSLINLVMAPTLAILGKGCFFNEE is encoded by the coding sequence ATTATGATTTCTAAAGAAAAACCTGAGCTCTCATTTTTTCAGATTATCCTTCCTGTATTTTTTCTGGGGGTATTAATTATTTTTGGGATGGTTATTCGCCCTAAAATTTGGGGCCAACCTCCCTTTCCACTAGAAATCGTATTCTTGTTAGCAGCGGTATTTGCTATCGCTGAATTCATGCTTTTAGGTTTCCAATGGACTGATATCCAAAATGCCTTTATTCAAAAACTGGCGAAGGGATTTCCGGCCATCCTGATTCTGTTTGCAATCGGTGTCATAATCGGTACCTGGATTATCAGCGGCACCATTCCCATGCTGATCTACTACGGAATCCAGTTAATCAATCCCACCTACATTTATTTGCTGGCCTTTCTTATCCCCATCATTTTTTCAACTCTGACGGGGACATCTTGGGGATCAATAGGCACCATCGGCGTGGTCATCATCGGTGTTGCTGGTGTAATCGAAGCCAATTTGGGAATTACAGCCGGTGCTATCGTTGGTGGGGCGTTTTTCGGGGATAAACTTTCGCCCCTCTCAGATACCACCAACATTGCTGCCATGGCCACCGAAGTAGACCTGTACGACCATATCCGCTCCATGATGTATACCACTATGCCATCGGCCATCTTCGCTTCGGTCATATATTTTATCCTCGGGTTTACTCATCCTCCCACGGGAAGTGAATTAGACACCAGTCAAATCGCACCTACCTTGGAAGCAATCTCATCTATGTTCAATTTTAATATTTTCCTGCTGCTTCCGGCCGCCATCGTTTTGATCGGCTCCATACGAAAAATGGCCACCCTGCCAACTTTGCTTATTTCTTCTCTATCTGCCTGTCTCTTGACGGGTATGTTTCAACCATATTCATTGAGTGATATCATGTCAACCATCCATAGAGGATTCGATTCAGAAATGGCTTATTGGGTGGCAGGAATACCAGAAAATATCAATGTTTTGTTCACCCGTGGTGGACTGTATGAGCTGAATGAAGCTATCATCTTTTCAATCATGGTATTTGTATTTATCGGCACGATTGACCTGGTTGATGCCATGCCTAAAATTGTGGACAGGATTTTTACCTTTATTAAATCCAAAGCATCTCTAATTGTATCTTCTCTTTTTGCGACTGCATTCACCAACGCCATCACCTCCAATCAGTCTGCTACCAGTTTCATTATTGGTGATGCTTTCGGAAAGCGTTACGATACATTATCTGTTTCTCGTAAGGTTTTATCCCGGTCTATCGAAGACTACGGTACCATGTTTGAGAGTCTGATTCCCTGGCATGCCACAACTATTTTTCTAACGGCAACCCTGAGTATATCCTATGGAGAATATTGGCACTGGCAATTTTTATCCCTGATAAATTTGGTAATGGCGCCAACCTTGGCCATTTTAGGAAAAGGGTGTTTTTTCAACGAAGAATAA